From Lucilia cuprina isolate Lc7/37 chromosome 4, ASM2204524v1, whole genome shotgun sequence:
cgtccaatggatttatggatgCATCCAGTTGAAGTAGCTAAATTTTTAGACCTGGAAGTTGCTGTAGAACCCCCCAACTAGATTATACATTAATCTAGTTGGGGGGTTCTAGCtgttacaacaaaaatacatatgcatatgtatgcatTATCGGATCaaacatattttgaatattttaacatattttatcaAATTCTCTGTAAATCTTTagtgaaaaacaacaaaaaagcattCATCTAATTAAttctaataatttgtttaatatatattatttattctctATTCTGTTTTACTATAAATATGCATAACAAACCAAagtaatgtcaacaaaaaagagaaatttgaaaaagcttttgaaaacgTTAATTATAAGATGAGAGTGCTGTTAGTTATTGTTGtaatatataaattgattaatgagaccaaataaataagaaaaaagctttagtttttgtaataaatattaaaatattaataatattttaaattttaataaaaattaaatgtatgtacaaagaaaatgaattcatttttaaattgattgttTCGAAAGAAAGTTTAGTTATTTAGAAcgagtgaaatgttaaaattaaagaattcttacattattttaaataaaaacatcaatTCAAATCTGacaaaagaatataaattgttaataataaaacaacaacagccagCAGTTGcagtaattaaacaaataacataaataataattaaattaattaaatatttaatcactTAATTACAGTTACGCTTCCGATCTACAGCATCGGCTAATGCGTTCAAAAATGACGAGAATTGTAATGCTTCGGCCGCTaagaaaaaatggcaaaatgCCAAACCTTTCCACGAAATACCCACAATAAGTATTTTTagtatgtttaaaaactttttaccgGGTGGCAAATATGCCAATTTAGATACAACACAAATGATGGAAGCTTTACGTAAAGATTTGGGTAATGTGGCCTATTTGCCCGGATTTTTAGGTCGCAAGGGTATAGTTATTACCCACAATGTAGATGATTTTGAAGTGGTTTTGCGCAATGAAGGCATTTGGCCATATAGACCGGGTTCAGAGACCCTACATTATCATCGTCATGTACATCGGGCAGATTTCTTTCAGGGTTTTGAGGGTTTAATATCAACGTAAGTTTTTCACTTAAACTAAGcaatcatttatataaaatatttattttttttttaataaatatcattGATAGGCAAGGTGAGACCTGGGGTACTTTTCGTTCGGCTGTTAATCCGGTGATGATACAACCCAAAAATGTTCGCATGTATTTGCATAAAATGTCACAAGTCAATAAGGAATTTATAGAAAggtaattcaaaaattttacttatctaattgaaatttgattaaaaattgatttagaaCTTATCGGGATAAATGAGCATTTTAAGAGCCAGCAGATTTTTTGAttatatttgtttcaaaatttttaatcaaattccTAAACACTCTCGATATCTTTAGGCAATAAATATCGAATTGTTCCATCAGATGTgctttctaaatttttgatattagtTCTCACTTGGTGCTCTTTTTACGAAAAATTCTTGCTTTTCTATTCCTTTTAGAATTCGTCAAATACGTGACCCAAAAACTCTCGAAGTTCCCGATAACTTTGAAGAGGAAATTAATCGCTGGACTTTGGAATCTGTTTCCGTTGTGGCATTGGATAAACAATTAGGATTGATAACTAAAAATCGCGATAATCCCGCAGCCAAAGAACTGTTTCAGGCTTTAAACGATTTCTTTATGTATTCGTTGGAACTGGAATTTAAACCATCCCTCTGGAGATATTATAAAACCAAAACATTTATgaaattaatggaaattttgGATAAAATTGTCGCTATAACCAGTTCATATGTTAACGAAGCTATTGAACGTATCGAAGAGGATCGTAAGAATGGTGTACCGGAAAAGCCAGAAAATGAAAAGAGTGTTTTGGAAAAGCTTATTAATATTGATAAGAAAATAGCTACAGTAATGGCCATGGACATGTTAATGGCCGGTGTGGATAcggtaattattttaataaatttatatatttgaaaaattaaaaactaatattctGCAACACTTTCAGACCACCACCACATTTACCGGTTTGATGTTGTGTCTAGCAAAAAATCCCGCCAAACAAGAGAAATTACGTCaagagattttgaaaattctaccCCAAAAAGATTCAGAATTTGATGAGAATGCTTTAAAGAATATACCCTATTTGAGAGCCTGTATTAAAGAATCGCAACGTATCTATCCCTTAGCACTGGGTAATGCGCGTGCTCCTGCCAATGATATAGTCATAAGTGGCTATCGAATACCCAAGGGCACTCCGGTATCATTGTGTACAGTTTCTCTAATACGTAATAGTGATTATTATCCCCAACCAAATGTATTTTTACCTGAACGTTGGTTGAGATCGGATAAGAATAACGATAATAATTCAGAATGTCCTCATAATCTTAAGCCCAGCAATCCTTTCGTACATTTACCTTTTGGTTTTGGGGCACGTAGTTGTATTGGCCGACGTATTGTCGAACTGGAATGAGAATTGGGTATTGCTCGTTTGGTGCGTAATTATCAAATTGAATTCAATTATTCCACCGATAATGCTTTCAAAAGTTTGCTGATAAATGTTCCCAATATacctttgaaatttaaatttaccgatttgaattattaaaaaaaaaacgggaGAATTATTGATGATGGCAATTGATAGCGAATGTTGAGGAAATACTTCAGTCGAAATATGTAAGATTTATATgtgaaattgttataaatgtaagttaaataaatagaattagGTTATGTGAAGAAAATCAATGCGTTGTTTTTTGATAACGGACGAATTCTTATATACAAACCATATATACtcgttattttctgaagggaaccttatgaAGGATAGGGCCAAATATATACCGATTCGTTAAAAATTGGGTAAAGAGATTTTTGCtcgtaaaaaaactaaattatttcgGGGATATAATATGGGGAGTATAGTCAATTGTGAGCCGAATGGTGGcaccttatatggggagtagAGTAAATTGGACCgatcgttataaaatttgttggagAGATTTTATGCCAGTGATTGACCTTAATGTCATTCTTTTGTGGAGACCTTATAAGAGGGGTAGGGCTAATTATAGAGCGAACcttatatgaaacttatttatttcgaatttgcatttttttaaacagttaCGAGTGTTAAAGCTAATTTTCGGATGCCACTTATATATAGGCTatgcgaaaacgtggaccgatattgcctattttcaataccaaacctatagaaaatatttgtgtgaaaaatttcaactctttagctctttccgttcggactttatcatgctttcaacagacaaacggacagacagggctagatcgtcttagttGGTTATGATCCGAAAAAGAAACGAATGATGGGGGCTATGCGAAAATGTGGACTAATATTGCCTATTTTTATTATCAAGCCAATAGAAATTATTTGTGCGAAAAATTTCATCTCTTTAGCTCTTTTTGTTTGgaccctatcgtgctttcaacagacagccCTGCACTCACATTTTCATTTACAGTCTGGTGTTCGTAGTTGCATTGGTCGTCGTATTGCTGAAATGTTATTTCTCGtaggtatttaattttaaaggggGTGCCACGCCTACTATTATAAtactacaaatttttatataaattaccaaaaactaaagtaaaatttttatttttttattttgcaatattaaattgtatttgttttcagATTCATGCATTATATTGCTCTGAAATTATATGTgtgtaatttaaattgaatcTATTCGATGTAAAATTACGCCTATAACtcgaaaattagaaaattataatagagctctttaaaaaaaatattaaaatctttaaaaatggcaaatagaaatttaatttcgaaGACGCTTTTCTATATAGAGAAAGACTATcccaaatattttcataataaatacgTAGATCAGAATTGTATAGGGTTTACTTTAACATCTTTACTAGAATTCATCCTTTAATAACCCTGGCGGTATGAATCGGGTCATTTCTATTTTGAAATGTCTACGGTCAATAGAAATCGTATTACTTACGAAATTCGGGAACTGACCATAGCACCGATGTAAACCACTtctgaaaatcaattaaaagaccatcataattaattaacaaattatcaTATCGGAGAAAAAATTAACAGGAATATAaagtttacatatacatacaaatttttatacgaaattttttttcggatcagtccataattggtcattgcATAGCAGAAAAAGAACTTCgtaagaagcgaaaaagaagtggAATTTACTCCATGAAAACTCTACTAAAAATGATttgaaaaagttataattttaacacagacttgtcatttgtcctttttatttcattccaaaGCACTACATCTGaaatcattctcaggaagtaatttttatgttctttttatggatgttattaggaagtgaaattgtagtattatagaatacaaataatttgacttgaataatattaacataagtaaataaattacacgcagtaaaaaatatacctttaattaaaaaaatatatattattttcgcttctttgaacgtcaataaacatcacatCCGCAGAAGgtaaaacaaattcacttagtgctacttttgaagtggtgataaatgttattcttttgaaagtatttcgttttatttttgctgggatagtTTGCATATATAAGTCTAtctccgaaaatcacttaatcgtgaataattctaaaattatgtataattcTATGCGCTCTAGAAGTCTATAAAGATATCTCAAGATGTAATATCTATTTTTAAGCCTTTATTTAAAAGCTAATCAGATATAAGATGTCAATATCTCAGAATCCCTTTAGGAAAATCAAAAACTTGGTCTCagggttttgaattttttcgaaCTTTGTCGGTCAGTGTAATTCTTGTAATCATTACATTAATatgacataaaaaatataaacaattatcttctaatttttgttttactcttCATATTCATAATAAACGAAAATgatctaaaattaaaaagagaaaaaataaacaaatagaaaaaagcttttgagaGATAGTAACTAAACACAAAACAAGATAAGAGCGAGATATAGTGGTTGTCAAACATGAATtgattaataatatttctaagcaaacaacttaaaaaaagctcttgttttctaaataaaatccaaataaatattaatatttgcgaaattaaaatatatatcacttataacaataatatagtCAGTATAAATTTTGCTGTTAAGTGAGAAAGTTTGAATTAAAAGTTCGcttgaaaatgttgaaattgaaaaatagctgcgtaattttaaataaaaatattaatttaaatgatacaacaaaatttaaattgttattaattaaacaacaacagcagcatgtAAACACGGTAATTAGAAAACTATTATACGCGAAACTAAAAtgagtaaaatataaaacttttatcaaCAGTTACGCTATCGATCCACAGCTCCGGCGGCTGCTCTAGAAACTGAAGTCAATACCGAGGCATCAGCTAATAAAGAATGGCAAAATGCTAAACCTTTCGAAGAAATTCCCACCATTGGTAGTTTGGCTTTATTGAGGAAATTTTTACCTGGCGGTAAATATGCCAATTTAGATTCTACACAAATGTTGAATGCTTTCAAGGAGGATTTGGGTAATGTGGCATTTTTGCCGGGTTTTTTTGGTCGCGAGGGATTTGTTATTACCCATAATGtggaagattttgaaaaaattctacgCAATGAAGGCATTTGGCCAGTTAGACCCGGTTCAGATTATTTACAATATCATCGTCATGTACATCGTGCTGACTTCTTTCAAGGGGTTGAGGGTCTACTATCAACGtaagttatttgtttaaagtcagttaaattgttgttacatatgttttttttttatatatatttttagtcaGGGCGAAACCTGGGGCAAATTTCGTTCTACTGTCAATCCGGTAATGATGCAACCCAAAAATGTTCGCTTGTATTTGCATAAAATGTCTCAAGTTAATAAGGAATTTATAGAAAGGTAAGATCGACGTAATTGTAATGGTAAttctgttcaaaatttcatcagttTTCGAATTAAACTGTTTTGATTATCTTATCGTTGAAAAGTCTTCATTGTTTCGAAAAGAAAGCGTCTATAATTTTAGAGATAAATGGactggatgtatgtatgtatgtatgtgtgtatgtatgtatgtatgtatgtatgtatgtatgtatgtatgtatgtatgtatgtatgtatgtatgtatgtatgtatgtatgtatgtatgtatgttcatcTGAacccgcacgtccaattttgcgtAGACGTGTTCgcaatcctgtgtgtccactcagaatatgtACCATCTTTAGATTTGTTCATTTTGAAGAGATTTTTTGTCTCGCTTTCATCAGGCTCACCCCATAGGaccttcgtggttctacccaccgtttcattattccaaaggtcttatgggattctctcacccatatttttagtttagcttTAGTTAAgttgaatggttttgcgtttgtcaggttaacggCCTCGAGTTCCATTTCCTATAAAGCTATTACAATCGCCCTTTCGTAGCCGACTACACCCGAATGGGCCATATGATGTAAAACCTACCTCTGGGTAGTTTTTTtcagagtattcagttaaagctttcttacaatctaaTACGATCTTAGActtaattctatcacctgatatcgccctaattgccttctggctgtcggtaaatatattaagggctGTGGCgtcatatttattataatccaATTTAGGAATTCCGTTATTGTTCGGACTTCTGCCTAGAAGCTTGTTTTATGacttggtaaacggtggtatattccCCCAGCCCCACATtttcccccaatttagagcgATCCGTTTAaaaacggattcctactggtatttgctctaatgttccgcttgaccaagacatatatttatacaaaatccaataaatttttattttcagaatACGTCAAATACGTGACCCACAAACCTTCGAAGTTCCCGATAACTTTGAGGAAGAAATGAATCGCTGGACCTTAGAATCAGTTTCGGTTGTGGCTCTAGATAAACAATTAGGTTTAATCACTAAAAATCGTGATAATCCTGCAGCCAAAGAACTATTTCAGGCTTTAAATGATTTCTTTACATATTCGGTGGAAGTGGAATTTAAACCCTCCCTCTGGAGATATATTAAAACaccaacatttaaaaaactaatggCAGCTTTAGATAAAATTGTCGATATTACGAGTTCATATGTCAACGAAGCTATTGAACGTATCGAAGAGGAACGTAAGAATGGAGTGCCCGAAAAGCCcgaaaatgaaaaaagtgttttgGAAAAGCTGATAAAAATCGATAAGAAAATAGCCACAGTAATGGCCATGGACATGTTAATGGCGGGAGTGGATACggtaatcattaaaaaaattataattttaatatttttttttaattgtttcaaaatttttagtcTTCTTCAACATTTACCGGTTTGCTCTTGTGTATGGCTAAAAATCCCGAGAAACAGCAAAAACTACGCGAAGAGGTATTGAAAGTTTTACCCCATAAAGATTCTGAATTTAATGAGAACAGTATTAAAAATATGCCCTATTTGAGAGCCTGTATTAAAGAATCTCTCCGCTATTATCCCTTGATTGTGGGTAATGCACGTGTTCCCGTCGAAGATGTGGTAGTTAGTGGCTACAGAGTACCCAAGGGTACACAAGTGTCTATGTGCGCTACCTCTTTGACACGCGATGGCAAACATTATCCTCATCCTAATGAATATTTACCTGAACGTTGGCTGAGATCCGACAAAGAAACGAATGACAGTGCAGCATGCCCTCAGTCTTTAAAGCCTAGTACACCCTTCTTACATTTACCTTTCGGTTTTGGGGCTCGTAGTTGCATTGGCCGTCGTATTGTCGAAATGGAACTAGAATTGGGTATTGCTAGAATGGTGCGTAACTATCAGATTGAATTTAATTATCCTACGGAAAATGCCTTCAAGAGTCTACTGATAAGTGTTCCCAATATtcctttgaaatttaaatttaccgaTTTGGattattaaagcaaaattttgcaaaatataatattaaaagttaattttaaagaattggCAGGTCTGAGGGCTAACACTGTAGTCAAAGGAAaacttaaatgtaaaattaattttaatgtaaatgatTGTCTGTTTTAgattacaaattataatttaaatgataagATATGTAATtgtcaatataaaatatttatatgtatagatAGATGACTAAACATATTGATAACTAAGTAATAAAATTAGTAGTATTAACCCTAATTCTGAttgcaaaaacaatattaatgttttacttaaaaattattttaattatcaaatTGCTTCAATATCTTTCGAGTCATAATCATGATTGAGGAATCATTTACTGAGAAAGCAATGTCATTAGATGCAAGCACTCCCGCTTACACATAAGTACTTATAACATATAAGaacttttaacataattatgacattatatgggggctcGGCGAATAataaaccgattttaaccatttccttgggtcaaaagaagagtatatggcaaatttcatccaaatataTGGAAATTGTGACCTGAAGCATCAGCTTATGTGGACACACTGAcagacgggcatagctaaatcgacttagaagtTGATTCTGAGcctacccactatagtggtctagggtataaaaacagttACTAATGCGCGTTCAAATGTGAAAAACTCGTATATTATATGCAAGTCATTATAAGGGCATTTACAAGTAATACAGGCGGTATGTAGTATTCATTGAAAACTCAGTTTTTGTGAAAGTACACATTCTTAGTTGTTGTTGGGTTTTACAGACTAAATTTAGTCTTAAAATGTTAAGACTGTTAACATACAAATGTTAAGACGCAATCGCTTGCTAATAAGATGTTAAGTAAGcagttttttggtttttgaataaattaatccCCACGaggataaaattaatatttatttcctttttatt
This genomic window contains:
- the LOC111677501 gene encoding cytochrome P450 CYP12A2-like; amino-acid sequence: MLKLKNSYIILNKNINSNLTKEYKLLIIKQQQPAVALRFRSTASANAFKNDENCNASAAKKKWQNAKPFHEIPTISIFSMFKNFLPGGKYANLDTTQMMEALRKDLGNVAYLPGFLGRKGIVITHNVDDFEVVLRNEGIWPYRPGSETLHYHRHVHRADFFQGFEGLISTQGETWGTFRSAVNPVMIQPKNVRMYLHKMSQVNKEFIERIRQIRDPKTLEVPDNFEEEINRWTLESVSVVALDKQLGLITKNRDNPAAKELFQALNDFFMYSLELEFKPSLWRYYKTKTFMKLMEILDKIVAITSSYVNEAIERIEEDRKNGVPEKPENEKSVLEKLINIDKKIATVMAMDMLMAGVDTTTTTFTGLMLCLAKNPAKQEKLRQEILKILPQKDSEFDENALKNIPYLRACIKESQRIYPLALGNARAPANDIVISGYRIPKGTPVSLCTVSLIRNSDYYPQPNVFLPERWLRSDKNNDNNSECPHNLKPSNPFVHLPFGFGARSCIGRRIVELE
- the LOC111677498 gene encoding cytochrome P450 CYP12A2-like; translation: MLKLKNSCVILNKNINLNDTTKFKLLLIKQQQQHVNTLRYRSTAPAAALETEVNTEASANKEWQNAKPFEEIPTIGSLALLRKFLPGGKYANLDSTQMLNAFKEDLGNVAFLPGFFGREGFVITHNVEDFEKILRNEGIWPVRPGSDYLQYHRHVHRADFFQGVEGLLSTQGETWGKFRSTVNPVMMQPKNVRLYLHKMSQVNKEFIERIRQIRDPQTFEVPDNFEEEMNRWTLESVSVVALDKQLGLITKNRDNPAAKELFQALNDFFTYSVEVEFKPSLWRYIKTPTFKKLMAALDKIVDITSSYVNEAIERIEEERKNGVPEKPENEKSVLEKLIKIDKKIATVMAMDMLMAGVDTSSSTFTGLLLCMAKNPEKQQKLREEVLKVLPHKDSEFNENSIKNMPYLRACIKESLRYYPLIVGNARVPVEDVVVSGYRVPKGTQVSMCATSLTRDGKHYPHPNEYLPERWLRSDKETNDSAACPQSLKPSTPFLHLPFGFGARSCIGRRIVEMELELGIARMVRNYQIEFNYPTENAFKSLLISVPNIPLKFKFTDLDY